In Thermosynechococcus sichuanensis E542, a single genomic region encodes these proteins:
- the phoU gene encoding phosphate signaling complex protein PhoU produces the protein MTTHFERQLQRLRSDLLRLGTRVESACQLAYGVLIERDFRSMEQLIQREQEIDRSAQELNREAIALLTLQAPVAEDLRFLVVLSHLCRDLERIGDYALEIGRAGQTLLRYPPPPYLEDIRVMFQRSQLLLSEALSAIANLDPEIGIALANCDDAVDADYQRLYGRLCAPLNPQESVELRLILLLVIHNLERMGDDATTIGQRVCFIVRGEDP, from the coding sequence GTGACCACCCATTTTGAACGGCAATTACAACGTCTGCGCAGTGACTTGCTGCGACTGGGGACACGAGTCGAAAGTGCCTGTCAGTTGGCCTATGGTGTCTTAATTGAGCGAGATTTCCGCAGTATGGAGCAGTTGATCCAAAGGGAGCAGGAGATTGACCGCAGTGCCCAAGAACTCAATCGTGAGGCGATCGCCCTGCTGACATTGCAAGCCCCTGTGGCCGAGGATCTCCGATTTTTGGTCGTGCTGTCGCACCTCTGCCGCGATCTAGAGCGAATTGGCGATTATGCCCTTGAAATTGGCCGCGCCGGTCAAACGCTGCTGCGCTATCCGCCCCCACCCTACCTTGAGGACATCCGCGTCATGTTCCAGCGATCGCAACTGTTGCTATCAGAGGCACTATCCGCCATTGCCAATTTGGATCCTGAGATCGGTATAGCCCTTGCCAACTGCGATGATGCCGTTGACGCCGACTACCAACGTCTCTATGGGCGACTGTGTGCCCCTTTGAATCCCCAAGAGTCAGTGGAATTGCGCTTGATCCTGCTGCTGGTCATTCACAACCTTGAGCGCATGGGTGATGATGCGACCACCATTGGCCAGCGTGTCTGCTTCATTGTGCGGGGGGAAGACCCCTAG
- a CDS encoding serine/threonine-protein kinase — translation MSYCLNPNCVKPDNPDDVDVCQACGSKLLLNDQYKAIKVLGRGGFGTTYLAIDTKLPGNPSCVIKQLRPAATAPHILAMARELFLREATTLGKVGNHPQLPRLLGYFENENEFYLVQEYVAGLTLQQEVKRFGPKSEAEVKQVLQEVLPILDYLHKNSVIHRDIKPANLIRREIDNKLVLIDFGAVKDKVTQAMVENAPELSTFTSFAVGTPMYAPPEQMAMRPIYASDIYALGVTCVYLLTGKSPKEIERDPRTGEWHWKRHVKNISPEFAAILDKMLEDAVKNRYQSAIDVLADLQLLESKQTTAVAAPSIAAEDDDLSNALSAPPSQGHPRVPGVTKRPSYASSVSQNAQAARIRQSRMTGSQLGGPPVVGTGPGQHLRAKVAPRMTATQVLTAYKRGERDFVDVDLSNVVLRNADLSGANFANANFTNADLKGCILANAVLREANFQGANLSDANLCGAYLVQANFEKAILRGAKFLDASISGANFTGADICGADFSMVSGMVQGQLDKTKKNWFTKLPK, via the coding sequence ATGAGTTACTGCCTAAATCCGAACTGCGTCAAACCAGATAACCCCGACGATGTAGATGTTTGTCAAGCCTGTGGTAGCAAACTGTTACTGAATGATCAATATAAGGCAATTAAAGTGCTGGGGCGGGGAGGCTTTGGAACGACTTATCTCGCTATTGATACAAAGCTGCCTGGTAATCCCAGTTGTGTCATTAAACAATTGCGGCCAGCCGCCACTGCACCCCATATCTTGGCCATGGCACGGGAACTCTTTTTGCGGGAAGCGACTACCCTCGGCAAAGTCGGTAATCACCCACAACTGCCTCGTCTCCTTGGTTATTTTGAAAATGAAAATGAGTTTTATCTAGTTCAAGAATATGTTGCTGGTCTCACCTTGCAACAGGAGGTGAAACGCTTTGGTCCCAAAAGCGAGGCAGAGGTGAAGCAGGTGTTGCAGGAAGTGTTGCCTATTCTTGATTACCTGCACAAAAATAGTGTGATTCACCGTGACATTAAGCCCGCCAACCTCATCCGCCGTGAAATTGACAATAAGCTAGTACTCATTGATTTTGGTGCAGTCAAAGACAAAGTCACCCAAGCGATGGTGGAAAATGCGCCAGAGCTATCCACATTCACTAGTTTTGCTGTGGGAACACCGATGTATGCGCCGCCAGAGCAAATGGCCATGCGTCCCATCTATGCCAGCGATATTTATGCCCTAGGTGTCACCTGTGTCTATCTCCTCACGGGTAAATCCCCCAAGGAAATTGAACGGGATCCGCGCACGGGGGAATGGCATTGGAAGCGGCACGTCAAAAATATCTCCCCTGAGTTTGCTGCCATCTTGGACAAAATGTTGGAAGATGCGGTTAAAAACCGCTACCAAAGTGCAATAGATGTCCTTGCGGATTTACAACTCCTAGAATCCAAGCAAACAACTGCTGTGGCTGCCCCTAGCATTGCTGCAGAAGACGACGATCTCAGTAATGCCCTTTCAGCACCGCCCAGTCAAGGCCATCCCCGTGTTCCAGGGGTAACGAAACGCCCTAGTTATGCCTCCTCTGTGAGCCAAAATGCCCAAGCAGCTCGAATCCGCCAATCGCGGATGACAGGCTCCCAATTGGGAGGGCCACCAGTGGTGGGTACCGGTCCAGGACAGCATCTGCGCGCCAAAGTCGCACCACGGATGACAGCGACACAGGTGCTCACAGCCTACAAGCGAGGAGAGCGGGATTTTGTGGATGTGGATCTCTCCAACGTTGTCCTCCGCAATGCGGATCTGTCAGGTGCCAACTTTGCCAATGCCAATTTTACCAATGCGGATTTGAAGGGCTGTATTTTGGCGAATGCTGTTTTGCGGGAAGCCAATTTCCAAGGGGCTAACCTCAGTGATGCCAATCTGTGCGGCGCCTACCTCGTGCAAGCTAACTTTGAAAAGGCAATCTTAAGGGGGGCTAAGTTTCTGGATGCCTCGATCTCAGGCGCCAACTTTACCGGTGCTGATATTTGTGGGGCAGACTTTAGTATGGTTTCCGGTATGGTGCAAGGCCAGCTTGACAAGACGAAAAAGAACTGGTTTACAAAACTGCCTAAATAG
- the yqeK gene encoding bis(5'-nucleosyl)-tetraphosphatase (symmetrical) YqeK produces the protein MTPFVTTEAKDSLCDRQQVLAWLTENVPAPRLQHILRVETMAAELALHHGLDVDRAAWAGLLHDLAKYFPPERLLSMAREAGLAITEVDEADPHLLHADVSALVARQQFGVTDEQVLAAVANHTLGRPGMDALSCVVFLADSLEPGRGQTVELEELRKVAQQNLQEAVWRVCDRTLLWLVDQHRLIHPRMILTRNWAMQVAPAKPKKSEKKGTAKV, from the coding sequence ATGACCCCGTTTGTGACAACTGAGGCTAAGGACTCTCTGTGCGATCGCCAGCAGGTTTTGGCATGGCTCACGGAAAATGTGCCAGCACCCCGACTACAACATATCCTGCGGGTAGAAACAATGGCGGCAGAGCTAGCCCTACACCACGGCTTGGATGTGGATCGCGCGGCTTGGGCTGGGTTGCTCCATGATTTGGCGAAATACTTTCCCCCAGAGCGGTTGTTAAGTATGGCACGGGAGGCGGGGCTAGCCATTACAGAGGTAGATGAAGCAGATCCCCACTTGCTCCATGCCGATGTCAGTGCTTTGGTGGCGCGGCAGCAATTTGGTGTGACTGATGAGCAGGTCTTAGCAGCCGTCGCTAATCACACCTTGGGTCGACCGGGAATGGATGCCTTGAGTTGTGTTGTTTTTCTGGCGGATAGTTTGGAGCCGGGGCGAGGCCAGACGGTGGAGCTAGAGGAATTGCGCAAGGTGGCTCAGCAAAATTTACAGGAGGCGGTGTGGCGGGTGTGCGATCGCACGCTGTTGTGGCTGGTTGATCAGCATCGCTTAATTCACCCACGCATGATCCTGACCCGCAATTGGGCAATGCAGGTGGCACCAGCAAAACCGAAAAAGAGCGAAAAGAAAGGCACCGCCAAGGTTTAG
- a CDS encoding ABC transporter permease — protein sequence MTTASARAVPGIFSGEFVQETLALTRRLFIQLQRRPSTLVAGVVQPLIWLILFGALFQNVPQGLFGESTNYGQFLCAGIIVFTAFSGALNAGLPVMFDREFGFLNRLLVAPLASRFSIVLASALFMTTLSLIQVVAIASLGVLLGTGLPNLAGIGVVLATVLILVFGVTALSLGLTFALPGHIELLAVIFVINLPLLFASTALVPLSFMPRWLQWIASLNPLSLAIEPIRYVYLHSDWRLSDVVMVAPWGSLSLGAALLILLAVALGMIFLIQPLLRRRLA from the coding sequence ATGACCACCGCTTCAGCAAGGGCTGTCCCCGGTATTTTCTCAGGGGAATTCGTTCAGGAAACGTTGGCTTTAACCCGTCGCCTGTTTATCCAACTGCAACGGCGCCCTTCAACACTGGTGGCGGGGGTGGTACAACCTTTGATTTGGCTCATCCTCTTTGGTGCCCTCTTCCAGAATGTGCCGCAGGGTCTCTTTGGGGAGAGTACTAACTATGGCCAGTTTCTCTGCGCTGGGATTATTGTCTTTACCGCTTTTAGTGGTGCCCTCAATGCGGGGTTGCCGGTGATGTTTGACCGTGAGTTTGGCTTTTTGAATCGCTTGTTGGTGGCACCGTTGGCCTCGCGGTTTTCAATTGTTCTCGCCTCGGCGTTGTTTATGACCACCCTGAGTTTGATTCAGGTGGTGGCGATCGCCAGCTTGGGGGTACTGCTGGGAACGGGGCTACCGAATTTAGCGGGCATTGGCGTTGTCTTAGCAACGGTATTGATTTTAGTCTTTGGCGTGACAGCCTTGAGCCTCGGACTCACCTTTGCCCTGCCGGGACACATTGAGCTATTGGCCGTGATTTTTGTGATCAACCTGCCGTTACTTTTTGCCAGTACTGCTTTGGTGCCCCTGTCGTTTATGCCCCGCTGGTTGCAGTGGATTGCCAGCCTCAACCCCCTCAGTTTGGCTATTGAACCGATTCGCTATGTCTATCTGCATTCCGATTGGCGGTTGAGCGATGTGGTGATGGTGGCTCCTTGGGGGTCACTGAGCTTAGGTGCCGCCCTACTGATCCTCTTGGCTGTTGCCCTAGGGATGATCTTCCTGATCCAACCCCTACTGCGGCGGCGTTTGGCCTAG
- a CDS encoding caspase family protein, with product MRLSRRSFLYGAAALTLMPWIWQTAGGALADSLRPWRALLIGINHYPQLAGVPPLGGCLTDVELVKNLLLDGWGLADSDIRLLTEQAATLDAVQETLGVLAQAGQPLLVYFSGYGTLWQQQPALVFADATTAGEGILPLAELLRTKGVQVWLDTRFSPPPTEGETLRWRFVPLQPVETRGVGSVPKDHLLWADLGVETHLNGVPMGLFTASLSHYLAALGGDRPLATSLMYTADELRWQTGAEIHLVSDGLPANAPLSPGFDGVVQGTSHDRALQIWCGGLSPWLLAHCHPHSRWSTADGAAIVDMTSFNGLMAQGVSSQPLQVGDRLYEQQRRLGKNLHLHVALDTNLSKIERVDAINALTNEEKVAVLNSSDPLPDVVLTKSETVGSYGLEWPVGTLLQHSCSGTNEAAKAGIRRLNPLLNALLAQKWLTLTLNPTSSQVAVCTTLEQISPTAKLLSRQSPPRSPNPLPDVLSTKLPPTNLETPLTLAKGDTCRWSLYNYSDRPLNIVAFAWDSSQGILLLPLQTQSWQLVVAPGLNIPLYTWTLNRPCQWLKVFIISSPRPLTRFSQLSSHPSHSEPLLIAGEDSLALVLGLLADLSSEPEGNEFCLDVREWCTQGFTLRVV from the coding sequence ATGAGGTTAAGCCGTCGTTCTTTTTTGTACGGTGCTGCGGCACTGACACTGATGCCGTGGATTTGGCAAACCGCAGGCGGCGCCTTAGCAGACTCTCTTCGCCCATGGCGCGCACTCCTGATTGGCATTAACCACTATCCCCAGTTGGCGGGCGTGCCCCCTTTAGGCGGTTGTCTAACGGATGTTGAGCTAGTGAAAAACCTATTGCTAGATGGCTGGGGGCTGGCGGACAGTGACATTAGACTCCTGACGGAACAGGCGGCAACCCTCGATGCAGTTCAAGAAACCCTAGGGGTACTGGCCCAGGCTGGTCAGCCCCTGTTGGTTTACTTTAGTGGCTACGGCACGCTTTGGCAGCAACAACCAGCACTGGTTTTCGCCGATGCCACAACAGCAGGTGAGGGCATCTTACCGCTTGCTGAATTACTGCGTACCAAAGGGGTACAGGTATGGCTGGATACTCGCTTTAGCCCGCCACCCACTGAGGGGGAGACGTTGCGCTGGCGGTTTGTGCCGTTGCAGCCTGTAGAGACCCGTGGCGTAGGCTCAGTTCCCAAAGATCATCTGCTCTGGGCAGATTTGGGGGTAGAAACGCACCTGAATGGCGTTCCTATGGGACTCTTCACTGCTAGTTTGAGCCATTATCTAGCGGCTTTGGGGGGCGATCGCCCCTTGGCAACCAGTCTCATGTACACAGCCGATGAACTGCGCTGGCAAACGGGGGCAGAAATTCATCTAGTCAGCGATGGATTGCCGGCGAATGCCCCCCTATCCCCCGGCTTTGATGGGGTAGTGCAAGGAACGAGCCACGATCGCGCCCTTCAGATTTGGTGTGGCGGCCTCAGTCCTTGGCTATTAGCCCATTGTCATCCCCACAGTCGCTGGAGCACTGCCGATGGTGCCGCCATTGTTGACATGACAAGTTTTAATGGCCTGATGGCTCAAGGCGTCAGTAGTCAGCCTTTGCAAGTGGGTGATCGCCTCTACGAGCAACAGCGACGTTTAGGGAAAAATCTCCATCTGCACGTGGCCCTCGACACCAACCTCAGCAAAATTGAGCGAGTAGATGCCATCAATGCCCTGACCAATGAAGAAAAAGTTGCCGTCCTCAACAGTAGTGATCCCCTGCCCGATGTGGTTCTCACCAAAAGTGAGACAGTGGGCAGCTATGGGCTGGAGTGGCCAGTGGGAACCTTGCTTCAACACAGTTGTAGTGGCACCAATGAAGCCGCCAAAGCCGGCATTCGTCGTCTGAATCCCCTGCTCAACGCCCTACTAGCCCAGAAATGGCTAACGCTAACGCTCAATCCCACCTCCAGTCAGGTGGCCGTGTGTACAACCCTCGAACAAATATCGCCGACGGCAAAACTCTTGAGCCGCCAATCCCCCCCCCGCAGCCCCAATCCCCTTCCGGATGTCCTGAGCACCAAACTGCCGCCCACAAATTTAGAGACTCCCCTCACCTTGGCTAAGGGGGATACCTGTCGCTGGAGCCTCTACAACTATAGCGATCGCCCCCTCAACATTGTCGCCTTTGCATGGGATAGCAGTCAGGGCATTCTCCTGCTGCCGCTGCAAACACAGTCATGGCAGTTGGTGGTTGCGCCGGGCTTGAATATTCCCCTTTATACGTGGACGCTGAATCGCCCTTGCCAATGGCTCAAGGTCTTTATCATCAGCAGCCCCCGCCCCCTGACTCGTTTTAGTCAACTCAGTAGCCACCCTAGCCACTCAGAGCCATTGCTGATTGCTGGTGAGGATAGTCTTGCCTTGGTTCTCGGCCTGCTAGCGGATCTCAGCAGTGAGCCGGAGGGGAATGAGTTTTGCTTGGATGTGCGGGAGTGGTGTACCCAAGGCTTCACACTGCGGGTGGTCTAG